The Polyangium aurulentum genomic interval GGGTCAGAATCAGAGCTTCAGCGTCGGCGCGAGCCAGAGCCACACGATCGGCAAGGTCCAGAGCAACAACATCGGCGAGAGTCGCAGTTCTACCATCGGTCAATCCGACTCGATCAACGCGGGCGACCTGATCAAAGGCAACGTGGGCACGCTCGGCGTGGGCTATTCGTTCTCCAAGGACCAGAACATCACGATCACGAACAGCATCGCGTCGATCGTCTTCAAGCCCGACGGCCTCTACCTCAACACCAAGGGCGACTTCGTCATCACCGCGGACGGCACGCTCAAGCTCTCCGGCGGGACGGTGCTGGTCGACGGCATTCCCAACGTCTACGTCAATTGCGCCGAGGCCTCGGCTGCCGACGTTCCGACCGTGGATCCGGCCCGCGCGCCCACGCCGCCTGGCGGGCCCGGCAGCGGCGGCGCGACGATCGAGCCCCAGAGCGTGCTCTCCGGCCAGGGCACGGTGGAGGAGCCGGGCGGCTTCGAGGAGGTGAGCATGGATCTGGCTTCGATGCCGCCTCCGATCTCGCCCAGCGCCGCCCCCGACTCCATTCACATCCCCACGGGCGCGGCGTCGGCGATCGGCGCGGCGGTCTCCGGCGCCTCGACGGTCACCGACGCGGCCGAGGCGCTCCGATCGACGCTCCACCTCGACACGCTGAGCGGCGCGCTGGAGCTCTACGGAATGGCCAGGTCCATCGCCGAGGGGGACGCGCGCGCTCTCTTGCAAGCGCCCGCGGGCAGGCAACTCCTCGGCTCGGTGCTCACGAGCCCGATCACCGGCAGCGTGACCGGCAGGGACATCGCCGCGCTGCTCGATCAAGGGCAGCAGGTCGGCATCTTCCACCTGGGCTCCGTGGGGGGCGAGCTCGCTGCGGCGGCCGCTTCCGGCGCCGATTCGGCCCTGCCGGCGGGCGTCCAGCAATTCATGGCGCTCCGCACGCAGGCGGCGCCGCCCGCGCTCGACGGGGGAGAGATCAGCAATGCGATCTCCCAGAATCGCGTCCTCGGCTATGCGCCCGTGGATGCGCAGGCGGCGGCGCTCGAGCAGCACGGCGTGGCGCTCTTCCAGGGGAATGGCGCAGGGCTCTTCCGAAAGATCGTACCCGGCCTGCCTGGCCGCTGAGAGAAAAAGGGACGCAAATGCCTCGTTACGAGCACACCGACATCAGCTTCGACGTCCCTCGCGACTGGGAGGACCGCTCGGTCGCCGCCTTCAGCGCGCCCCTCGCGGCGGGACAAACCACGTCCGCGAACGTCGTCTGCACGCGTGACAAGCTCCAGCCGGGCGAGAACCTCGCGGCTTATGCGGATCGGAACCTCGTGGAGCTCGCCCAGCGCCTCGAGAAGTTCAGCCTGCAAAAGCGCCTGGACATCACGGTGAGCGAGCTGCCGGCCATCGAGCTGCGATTCACCTGGAAGGGCTCGAAGGGCGTCGTCGATCAGCGGCTCATCATGTGCGCCACGGGCAAGCGCCTCGTCCTCAGCATCACCTCCACGGCACCGCGGGGCGCGGGCATCGACATGGATGCGATCATGAATCGCGTCCTGTCCACGGTGAGGATTCCTGGCGTACGCGGCGACGGCGCGGCGGGTTGAGGGGCCATGTCACCGCTCGAAGCTGCGCGGCTCGGCGATGAGATAGGGCACACCGACGCCTGGTCGTGGCTGCTCAAGGGGCTCGTCATCGGCTTCGTGGTGACGGGGCTCCTCTTGTTCGCCGCGGCCGCGACCATCGGCACGGGCGGCGCGGCGCTGGCGGTGATCATCGGCGGGCTCATGGCGGGCACGGCGAGCGGCGGGCTTTCGGGAATGGCCTACGGCGCCACGAGCGACCTCAATCCCAAGGGGCCGATCATCACAGGCTCTCCGAATACATTCCTCGGGGGAAACATCAAGCCAGCGGCGCGAGCCGTCGAAGACAAGGTGGAGTGCGAGGACCACTCCGAGAAGCGCATCGCCCAGGGCAGCCGCAATGTCTTCATCAACAACGTGCCCGCCGCGCGCAAGTCGGACATGACCGAGTGCTCCGGCACGATCATGCAGGGGCAGCCCGACGTCTTCTTCGGCGGCCCGGGCGAGACGTACCTGGAGATCGAGCCCGAGGTGCCCACCTGGGTCGTGACCGTATTGACGGTGACGGCCTGGGCCGGCGCCGGCATTGCCACGGGCGGCGCGGCCTTCACGGTGGGCATTGGCGCGGCCCTCGGCGGGCTCGTCGGCTCGGTGGGCCTCGGCTACGTGGGAGGCAAGCTTGGCAGGGCGATCGGCGGGCAGCTCGGGGGAGAGCGCGAGGCGGTCGTCGGCGAGATCGTAGGCAGCTTCCTGTTCGGGTCGCGGGGAGGCCGCATCGGCGGCAGAGCCGGCGCGGCCCTCGAGGGCAGGCTGCCCACCGCGACGCTCGCGAGGCTGCCTGGCTCGACGCCCCAGAAGATCGCCGCTCGCCAGCAGGTCGCGCGGCGGTACTACGAGGGCTCGCGCGATTACCAGAACCCGGACGGCACGCCCAACGTCGCGCGCATCGAATCGCACATGGCCGGCATCGATTTCACGAGGCCGGTCTCGGTGAGGAGCTACAGGAGCGACAGGCTGTTCGGCCAGTACCAGAACAAGAGCAACTCCACGATCCCCGAGGTGGATCGCCGAGGCAACTTCATCGCAAAGCACGGCACCCGGCCGACCGACATCGGCCTGGGCGATCGCGGCCGCGCGCCGGATGGCTCCTACGGGCCCAAGTCGATTCAGGACTACGTGCTGCCGGCCAGGACCAAGGTGCTCGTGAGCACGGCCTCGCCCATGAAAGACACCTTCAGCGTGGGGAGCGGGAAGACGGGAACGGATGGCGTCTTCTATGAGACGGTCGCGCAGTCGTCCAGGGGCGGCGGCCAGCAAATAGGGGTCGGCGACAAGTCCAAGCTGCGGCCGGTCGGCGACCAGCGGGAGGCCAATCCGTCGCTGTTCAATCGCGACACGCCGAGGAACTTCGAGCCCGGGACGACCACGACGTTCAGGCCCCCGCGGAACACCCCGGCGCAGGTGCCCGTCCGCGGCGACGGCACGTACACGCCGACCGACATCCCCGGGACGGGCGGGACGGTCGGCATCACCGGCGGCGCGGCCGTCGGGGGAACCGAAAATGCGAACAGAAAACCCTGAGGAGCTGCGATGAGCGATTCCCTGATCACCACGCGCGCCGAGTTTCTCCGCGTGCTCGACGCAACGACGGCCGAGATCGATGCGTTCGTCGCGCGTGAGCCTCTCTATCCCGTGTGGAAGCGGATCCAGGTGCAGCTCCACGCGATGAAGCAATGGGCGACGAGCGCCGCCGGGCCGACGCCCGAGCAGCTCCAGATGGTGTCCATCGGGCTCATCGCCGCGCGCGAGCTCGAGCCGGCGCCGGACGCTGCCATCGACGACCTCGTCTCGCGGCTCCACAACCTCAACTACGCCTGGAGGCGCTGGCCGCTCTCCGGGTGATGGTCAGGGCGAAGGCGCCCCTCGCCACCCTGGCAACGCCCCCCGGTTTTCCCCGCCCCGCGCGTGAAAATCCGGCAAGCGCGCCCGCGCGTCCGGACAATTCGACAATCGGCTTTGCGCAGGAATGCGGCCCTGTAGGCCGTGTTGTTCTCGCGAGGCCGCGAGGCCCGCCATACGCTTGCCAAAGCCTAGCGTCAAGGAGCCGCCATGTTCGCACGCCGTGGTCTGTCCGTCCTGTCGTCGTTGCCCGCACTCGCCGCGCTGCTCGTCGCCACCGCCGGGCGCGCCGAGGAGTCTGCAAAGCCGTTCGGAGAGCGCGGCCAGGTCGCGTTCGATGATATCGTCGCGCTGACCGCCGGAGGCAGCCGCTTCGGCTACCCTTTGACGCTGCCTGGGAGCGCGGGCTCGAGCAGCTTCTCGATCGGGTACAGCGGCATGCTCGGCTATGAGCACGACACCACCAGCTACTCTCCGGGGCAGCCGGGGGGCAGCGCGAGCGTCACGGATACGATGTTCCTCGCGCCCTCGCTCGACGTCTTCGTGGGCGGGGGTTTCTCGGTCGGCGCCACGATCGCCGCCTCCTATGCGTTCGGCAAGCTGTCGCAGACATCGTTCGACGGAGAGACGCGGATCATGGAGGGCAGCGGCTATGGCTTCGCCATCGCGCCCCGCGTCGGTTACGTCATCCCGATCGGCCCGTCGTTCGCGCTCTGGCCGCGGATCACGATAGGCTATAGCGGCGGCTACACCGCGTATGACAGCGACACGCCGGGGGCGGCATTCACGTCCGCGAACGGCAGCGTCCGGGGCATCGCCGAGCTCGGCCTCGTCGCGCGCGTCCACCGCATGGTCTACCTCCGCGCCGCGCCCGAGCTCGTGATCGGTGTGTCCGACGCCAGCAGGACGGGCTCCGGCACCCTCCAGACCAACGAGAGCCACGACTTCGCCGTGCGGCTCGGTGCGAGGGCCGGACTCGGCATTCTCCTCGGAGGTTGAAGGGCGCGCGCCTTCAGAACTCCGGCTTGCATTCGGCGACGCGGAGCCCCCCGTCTTCCACGCTGCATCCGCAGCCCTCCACGCCCGCGAGCTCGAGGCATTTGCAGGTCGCCTGCGCGCCCAGGCACTGCGGCGGCAGGTCGGCGCATTTGATCTCGGAATACCCCGCCATGCAGAACTGGCTGTCGGACGCGCACGTCTCGTCCCCGCAGTGGAGCATCCCCTCCGGCGGCGTGCACGCGCCGGCCCGCTTGTCGATGGCGAAGGGCTTGATCCCGGTGCAACGATCGTCCGCGTGCGGCTTGCCGTCGCAACCACAGACGGTCGTGAGCGGGCCCTCGGCGCAAAGCGACTCCGTGCACCGCTGCTCGATGGTGCCGCACCTGCCGTCGGAGACGGTGGCGCAGGTCAGGAGCACGGTGATTGGAGGACAATCGGCATCCGAATCGCAGGGCGCGCCCATGGCGTCGAACTCCACGCCGGGGGGATCCTTGTTGTGGACCAAAAATCCCTCGGCGAAGTAGTT includes:
- a CDS encoding DcrB-related protein, which encodes MPRYEHTDISFDVPRDWEDRSVAAFSAPLAAGQTTSANVVCTRDKLQPGENLAAYADRNLVELAQRLEKFSLQKRLDITVSELPAIELRFTWKGSKGVVDQRLIMCATGKRLVLSITSTAPRGAGIDMDAIMNRVLSTVRIPGVRGDGAAG
- a CDS encoding PAAR domain-containing protein, producing the protein MSPLEAARLGDEIGHTDAWSWLLKGLVIGFVVTGLLLFAAAATIGTGGAALAVIIGGLMAGTASGGLSGMAYGATSDLNPKGPIITGSPNTFLGGNIKPAARAVEDKVECEDHSEKRIAQGSRNVFINNVPAARKSDMTECSGTIMQGQPDVFFGGPGETYLEIEPEVPTWVVTVLTVTAWAGAGIATGGAAFTVGIGAALGGLVGSVGLGYVGGKLGRAIGGQLGGEREAVVGEIVGSFLFGSRGGRIGGRAGAALEGRLPTATLARLPGSTPQKIAARQQVARRYYEGSRDYQNPDGTPNVARIESHMAGIDFTRPVSVRSYRSDRLFGQYQNKSNSTIPEVDRRGNFIAKHGTRPTDIGLGDRGRAPDGSYGPKSIQDYVLPARTKVLVSTASPMKDTFSVGSGKTGTDGVFYETVAQSSRGGGQQIGVGDKSKLRPVGDQREANPSLFNRDTPRNFEPGTTTTFRPPRNTPAQVPVRGDGTYTPTDIPGTGGTVGITGGAAVGGTENANRKP